The Aphis gossypii isolate Hap1 unplaced genomic scaffold, ASM2018417v2 Contig00260_ERROPOS192875, whole genome shotgun sequence genome has a window encoding:
- the LOC114128403 gene encoding uncharacterized protein LOC114128403: MKLAGIEEKQLAIEAGDIDTDGVPLCPVIADGQWGKRSYKTKYDALSGAATIIGFRSNKILFVGIRNRYCCICERAHALKLPTKDHKCFLNWDKAATGMEADGISEGFARSIELHGLKFNRLIGDGDSSVLKKLLEIVPYGPHQLVQKIECRNHILRNYSTKLSALTKNTKYPTYLRQLITKNITKFCVAIRKAIQYRKNLNINNIAKYQRDTLEIDTREQSSSSRWFIERRNRITASDFGKICKMRQTTSCKNIVANKLYSTSSTNEPMACKYGKDLEPVALEYFEKNMGTTVQKCGLIIDEDYPFFGASPDGLIGNDSIIEVKCPYSAKDYPTVEEAIKDKKMGLHFTHSLSMHGLKYNKLIGDGDSSITKRLNEVLPYGSDFKIKKIECRNHLLRNYCTKLMALTKRTDYPITVRKCIVKNIIRFRSDITKATDYHLNNDSSIQQKTVELRRDISNSVYHRLGEHKNCAEYFCSGPKLGEINLVPVAEKAGMMGHIRNIVYRLSVNADSLIENVDNNPCEQLNSLINKHIGGKRINFTQKNNYTTRVEAAVVAFNSKNYSRIVHKKIVFKSPGMFAKRYLQNIDRIRKNTTIVRKRLFESGKKRSKLTTTRFSGPGMHYGLAEPLDDILTNEELSIKQNLFLKKLEKVDRKELECTTKDQSHSQDWYHERRKRLTASNFGDICKMRENTSCQKKVFSLLYGSNITSREISYGIEMEPQGRAQFEVLSGKTVELCGLFADSEFPFLAASPDGLVGENGIVEIKCPFVAINTLNAVEAVNNKLLKYCNITNDNRIELKREHKYYYQVMGQMRITNRRLCYFVVYTPNWKSIQEIKYDEIFWNTKMAEQLKRFYMECLLPEIVDPLYGKRFEITDIREPEYIKEAQRKKLKQ, translated from the exons ATGAAATTGGCGGGCATTGAGGAAAAGCAATTAGCGATAGAGGCTGGAGATATTGATACTGATGGTGTACCATTGTGCCCTGTAATTGCTGACGGTCAATGGGGAAAAAGGAGTTATAAGACCAAGTATGACGCGTTATCCGGAGCT GCTACAATTATTGGTTTTCGttctaacaaaatattatttgtcggAATACGAAACCGTTACTGTTGTATATGTGAAAGAGCTCATGCATTAAAATTGCCCACAAAAGaccataaatgttttttaaattgggaCAAAGCTGCCACTGGTATGGAAGCTGATGGAATTTCCGAGGGATTTGCCAGAAGCATTGAGTTACATGGTTTGAAATTTAACAGATTaattg GAGATGGCGATAGCagcgttttaaaaaaactattagaaATAGTTCCTTATGGACCACACCAATTGgtacaaaaaattgaatgtcGCAACCATATACTAAGAAATTATAGTACAAAATTATCTGCATTaacaaaaaacacaaaatatccAACATATTTAAGACAGctaattacaaaaaacattACTAAATTCTGTGTAGCTATTCGGAAGGCAATTcaatataggaaaaatttaaatattaacaatattgctaaa TATCAACGGGATACTTTGGAAATAGATACTCGAGAACAAAGTTCTAGTTCTAGGTGGTTTATTGAAAGGCGTAATCGTATAACAGCTTCTGACTTTGGGAAAATATGCAAGATGCGACAAACTACGTCATGTAAAAATATCGTAGCTAACAAATTATACAGTACATCTAGTACGAACGAGCCAATGGCATGCAAATACGGTAAGGACCTGGAACCAGTTGCCctggaatattttgaaaaaaatatggggACAACGGTTCAAAAATGTGGTTTAATCATTGATGAAGATTACCCGTTCTTCGGAGCATCACCTG atggACTTATTGGGAATGATAGCATAATTGAAGTGAAATGTCCGTATTCGGCCAAAGACTATCCTACAGTTGAAGAGgctattaaagataaaaag ATGGGTTTACACTTTACACATAGCCTCAGTATGCATGGTCTAAAATACAACAAACTTATcg gtgATGGCGACAGTAGTATAACCAAAAGGTTAAACGAAGTGTTACCTTATGgaagtgattttaaaattaaaaaaattgaatgtcgGAATCACCTACTAAGGAATTACTGCACCAAACTGATGGCACTCACGAAACGAACCGACTACCCAATAACTGTCAGAAAAtgcattgttaaaaatattatacgttttcgTTCTGACATAACGAAAGCAACagattatcatttaaataacgattcatctattcaacaaaaaactgtag aacTAAGACGAGATATATCAAACAGCGTTTATCACAGACTTGGTGAACACAAAAACTGTGctgaatatttttgttctgGTCCGAAATTGGGTGAAATAAATCTTGTTCCTGTTGCTGAGAAAGCAGGAATGATGGGACATATTCGGAATATAGTGTACAGACTATCAGTTAATGCAGATAGCCTTATAGAAAACGTAGACAATAATCCGTGTGAGCAATTAAATAGCttgattaataaacatattggaggcaaaagaataaatttcacacaaaaaaataactacactACTAGAGTTGAGGCAGCTGTAGTGGCATTCAATTCAAAAAACTACTCACggattgtacataaaaaaatagtttttaaaagcccag gtatgtttgCTAAacgatatttacaaaatattgacagaattagaaaaaatacaactatagTAAGGAAACGATTATTTGAAAGTGGAAAAAAACGATCTAAATTAACAACAACTCGATTTAGCGGACCGGGTATGCACTATGGCTTAGCAGAACCTTTAGATGATATTCTTACCAATGaagaattaagtataaaacagaatttatttttaaaaaaattggaaaaagtCGATCGAAAAGAACTTGAATGTACTACAAAAGATCAAAGTCATAGCCAAGACTGGTACCATGAAAGACGAAAGAGGCTTACTGCGTCAAATTTCGGTGACATATGTAAAATGCGAGAGAATACAAGTTgccaaaaaaaagtatttagtcTTCTTTATGGGTCAAATATCACATCAAGAGAAATTTCTTATGGTATTGAAATGGAACCTCAAGGTAGAGCTCAATTCGAAGTTTTAAGTGGAAAGACTGTTGAGTTATGTGGATTATTTGCCGATAGTGAATTTCCTTTTTTAGCTGCAAGTCCTG atGGGTTGGTTGGAGAAAACGGAATAGTAGAAATAAAATGTCCATTTGTggcaataaatactttaaacgcCGTTGAGGCTGTGAATAATAAActa CTGAAATACTGCAACATCACGAATGACAACAGAATAGAACTTAAACGGgagcataaatattattatcaagttaTGGGACAAATGCGAATAACAAATCGCAGACTGTGTTATTTTGTAGTGTATACGCCTAATTGGAAAAGTAtacaagaaattaaatatgatgaaatattttggaaCACAAAAATGGCCGAACAActtaaaag attttatatgGAGTGTTTACTACCGGAAATTGTCGACCCGCTTTATGGTAAACGCTTCGAAATCACGGATATCAGAGAACCCGAATATATAAAGGAGgctcaaagaaaaaaattaaaacaataa
- the LOC126553560 gene encoding uncharacterized protein LOC126553560: MFIILYRIINTNQLLETPEPMNLGISNTSGLTDQPINVDCITQSQLQTCGFSLVSTPCKDIITDVNSSEVELFGISDPNVSAITDTALPIEYEDSKEDDTIITKSLEGRRIVDIQHLFAQIQQSKHDKFDCSFIDMEFQNEIRKGFNSVFKFKCKICGIKSSFYSENINESKYLGINLAVINGTLAVGIGQSQLSEFCASVEIPSLSSTSYLNNLSTVSDAVKRTSHPTEGTVREIDQDTSNADFSSPIQNSVTDENILTDIPVLNEISAIETSDGLPNCSVENCNSYIEINTLNLTPELKSPLAQSSFIEISESSIINSIQTSNATFNEQTSR, encoded by the exons atgttcattatattatatagaattataaatacaaatcagCTATTAGAAACACCAGAACCAATGAACTTAGGTATATCTAATACGTCTGGTTTGACAGACCAACCTATTAATGTTGACTGCATAACACAATCGCAGTTGCAAACTTGTGGCTTTTCGCTTGTTAGTACGCCATGTAAGGATATAATTACTGATGTAAATAGTTCTGAAGTGGAATTGTTTGGTATATCAGACCCCAATGTTTCTGCTATTACTGACACAGCTTTACCTATTGAGTATGAAGATTCAAAAGAAGACGATACCATTATTAcaaa gtcACTCGAAGGTCGTAGGATTGTTGATATACAACATTTATTCGCACAAATTCAACAGAGTAAACATGACAAATTCGACTGTTCATTCATTGACATGGAATTTCAGAACGAAATTCGTAAAGGATTCAattcagtatttaaatttaagtgcaAAATTTGTGGTATAAAATCTTCATTttattcagaaaatattaatgaatctAAGTACTTAGGAATTAACCTTGCAGTTATTAATGGTACTTTGGCTGTCG GAATAGGTCAATCTCAACTTAGCGAATTTTGTGCCTCAGTAGAAATTCCCTCATTATCGTCAACatcatacttaaataatttatctactgTGAGCGATGCTGTTAAGAGGACGTCTCACCC taCTGAAGGTACTGTGAGAGAAATCGATCAGGATACTTCTAATGCTGACTTTAGTTCTCCAATACAAaa ttcagTAACTGATGAGAATATCCTGACCGATATACCggtattaaatgaaatatctgCGATTGAAACTTCAGATGGCCTGCCAAATTGTAGTGTTGAGAattgtaatagttatattgaaattaatacattaaatttaactccAGAACTTAAAAGTCCACTCGCTCAATCgagttttattgaaatatcagAGAGTTCAATTATAAACTCCATTCAAACTTCTAACGCAACGTTCAATGAGCAAACTTCAAGGTAA